From the Martelella mediterranea DSM 17316 genome, one window contains:
- a CDS encoding M81 family metallopeptidase, with protein MTFRIAVGGIHTECSTGNPALMTAENFRVLKGDALPKADYFSFLHDAENVEILPLLHARAVPGGPVSADTYRAFKADFLKRLQASLPLDGLYLAMHGAMNVAGMDDAEADWISAAREVVGADYPIAVSYDLHGNVSQTIIDQIDIFAAYRTAPHIDVRETMVRAFSMLVKSLETGVRPGVIWAPVPVLLPGERTSTEDEPAASLYRKLPDIDTRDGIWDANLMVGYVWADEPRATACAVVTATDRAAAEKAAAEIALAYWDAREDFAFGPVTGPLSEMLEIAERADTKPVILADSGDNPTGGGVGDRADVLVALMEGGFEDALIAGIADRPAVEDCFAAGKGAVLDLFIGGTLDDRSPSATATARVIRLDDPAGPDERQAVVETGGITIVLSARRRPYHNIADFTQLGLDPKAFRLLVVKSGYLSPELAPIANPNLMALTDGAVNQDIEALPNHRRRGPCYPFQRDFAYAPEPRPSKRWKAAHDGGE; from the coding sequence ATGACTTTCAGGATCGCTGTCGGCGGTATCCACACCGAATGCTCCACCGGCAACCCGGCGCTGATGACGGCGGAAAATTTCCGCGTTCTCAAAGGCGACGCATTGCCAAAGGCGGATTATTTCAGCTTTCTGCATGATGCGGAGAATGTCGAAATCCTGCCGCTGCTCCACGCCCGCGCCGTGCCGGGCGGGCCGGTATCGGCCGATACCTATCGGGCCTTCAAGGCGGATTTCCTGAAGCGTCTTCAGGCCAGCCTGCCGCTCGATGGTCTTTATCTCGCCATGCATGGCGCGATGAATGTCGCGGGCATGGACGATGCCGAGGCCGACTGGATCTCGGCCGCGCGGGAGGTGGTCGGCGCGGATTACCCGATCGCCGTCTCCTACGACCTTCACGGCAATGTCAGCCAGACGATCATCGACCAGATCGACATCTTCGCGGCCTATCGCACCGCGCCGCATATCGATGTGCGCGAGACCATGGTGCGGGCGTTCTCGATGCTGGTGAAATCGCTAGAGACTGGCGTGCGCCCTGGCGTTATCTGGGCGCCGGTGCCGGTGTTGCTGCCGGGCGAGCGGACCTCGACCGAGGATGAACCCGCTGCGTCGCTCTATCGCAAGCTTCCCGATATCGACACCCGCGACGGCATCTGGGACGCCAATCTGATGGTCGGCTATGTCTGGGCCGACGAACCGCGCGCCACCGCCTGCGCTGTGGTGACGGCGACCGACCGGGCGGCGGCCGAGAAGGCGGCGGCTGAAATCGCGCTCGCCTACTGGGATGCCCGCGAGGACTTCGCCTTCGGCCCCGTCACCGGCCCGCTTTCCGAGATGCTGGAGATCGCCGAGAGGGCGGACACGAAACCCGTTATCCTGGCCGATTCTGGCGACAACCCCACGGGTGGCGGGGTCGGCGATCGCGCCGATGTTCTGGTGGCGCTGATGGAAGGCGGCTTCGAGGACGCCCTGATCGCCGGGATTGCCGACCGGCCGGCGGTGGAGGATTGTTTCGCAGCCGGCAAGGGCGCGGTGCTCGATCTTTTCATCGGCGGCACGCTCGATGACAGAAGTCCCTCGGCGACCGCCACGGCCCGGGTCATCCGCCTTGACGATCCGGCGGGGCCAGACGAGCGGCAGGCCGTGGTCGAGACCGGCGGCATCACCATCGTGTTGTCGGCGCGCCGGCGTCCCTATCACAATATCGCGGATTTCACCCAACTCGGCCTTGATCCCAAAGCCTTCCGGCTGCTGGTGGTCAAGTCCGGCTATCTTTCGCCCGAGCTCGCGCCGATCGCCAATCCGAACCTGATGGCGCTCACCGATGGCGCGGTCAACCAGGATATCGAGGCCCTGCCCAACCACAGGCGGCGCGGGCCGTGCTACCCGTTCCAGCGCGATTTCGCCTATGCGCCTGAGCCGCGCCCCTCGAAGCGGTGGAAGGCGGCACATGACGGCGGGGAATAA
- a CDS encoding beta-N-acetylhexosaminidase, which produces MTNAASSSLFRLENSWRPVEGDPTGALDFRLFNLSDAPISGFSLAYTSLTRVSGASRFENADFIERNANYHAFKAPEGLVLQPGESWSFSVVGLTRPAKHRTDGAKSAFLILDDDRYVDVACDDLMLSGGVAERPKPLLPEGKVEEPWFILPWPAALSLDPAEEPPVALYPAEGSALEAVKSVDGVIALFSRLFESGHVPFSLAPVEGGRAIAFETDAAMGKESYAIGFGDTITIRAATATGRQYALTVLAQMLSAAREKGSAFRFPASGTIEDAPRYGWRGTHLDVSRQFYETADVLRLLDILAWHRMNIFHWHLTDDEAWRLEIKAYPELTGIGATRAPGTKMPPQLGNGAEPVRGFYSQDEVRAVVSHAAALGIEVIPEVDIPGHSTAALAALPELADGQEAPESYHSVQGFPNNALNPAIEETYVFLGKVFDEMVDLFPARYIHIGGDEVADNTWLASPLARALMEKEGVDGTFGLQSYFMKRIQKMLAERGKTLAGWDEVSHGGGVEREGTLLMAWQKPEVGIALAQDGYDVVMTPGQAYYLDMVQDEAFQEPGASWAGTVPPEHSYTYEAEGDFPEELKARMRGVQSCIWSEHFLSRGYFNHLVFPRISAVAEAGWTPKARKNWLRFAALAPKSPKL; this is translated from the coding sequence ATGACCAACGCCGCGTCCAGTTCCTTATTCCGTCTCGAAAATTCATGGCGTCCGGTTGAGGGCGACCCCACCGGGGCGCTCGATTTCCGTCTCTTCAATCTCTCCGACGCGCCGATTTCCGGGTTTTCGCTGGCCTATACCTCGCTCACCCGGGTGAGCGGCGCGTCGCGGTTCGAAAACGCGGACTTCATCGAGCGCAACGCCAATTACCACGCCTTCAAGGCCCCGGAAGGCCTCGTGCTGCAGCCCGGCGAAAGCTGGTCGTTCTCGGTCGTGGGGCTGACGCGTCCGGCCAAGCACCGCACCGATGGCGCGAAGTCCGCTTTCCTGATCCTCGATGATGACCGTTATGTCGATGTCGCGTGTGACGACCTGATGCTTTCCGGTGGCGTGGCCGAGCGCCCGAAACCGCTGCTGCCGGAAGGCAAGGTCGAGGAGCCGTGGTTCATCCTGCCCTGGCCGGCCGCGCTCTCGCTCGACCCGGCCGAAGAGCCGCCAGTGGCGCTCTATCCGGCGGAAGGCAGCGCGCTTGAGGCCGTGAAGTCCGTCGATGGCGTGATCGCGTTGTTTTCCCGCCTGTTCGAAAGCGGCCATGTGCCCTTCAGCCTCGCGCCGGTCGAAGGCGGCAGGGCGATCGCGTTCGAGACCGATGCGGCCATGGGAAAAGAATCCTATGCCATCGGCTTCGGCGATACCATCACGATCCGCGCGGCGACCGCCACCGGCCGCCAATACGCGCTGACCGTGCTGGCGCAGATGCTGTCGGCCGCCCGCGAGAAAGGGTCGGCGTTCCGCTTCCCGGCCTCCGGCACGATTGAGGACGCGCCGCGCTATGGCTGGCGCGGCACCCATCTCGATGTCTCGCGCCAGTTCTATGAGACCGCCGATGTGCTGCGTCTTCTGGATATCCTCGCCTGGCACCGGATGAACATCTTCCATTGGCACCTGACCGATGACGAGGCCTGGCGGCTGGAGATCAAGGCATATCCGGAACTGACCGGCATCGGCGCGACCCGCGCGCCCGGCACGAAAATGCCGCCGCAGCTTGGCAATGGCGCCGAGCCGGTGCGCGGCTTCTATAGCCAGGACGAGGTCCGCGCCGTCGTATCGCACGCGGCCGCGCTTGGCATCGAGGTCATTCCGGAAGTCGATATTCCCGGCCATTCGACTGCGGCGCTTGCCGCCCTTCCCGAGCTTGCCGACGGGCAGGAGGCGCCAGAGAGCTATCACTCGGTGCAGGGTTTTCCGAACAACGCGCTGAATCCGGCGATCGAGGAAACCTATGTCTTCCTCGGCAAGGTGTTCGACGAGATGGTCGACCTGTTCCCCGCTCGCTACATCCATATCGGCGGCGACGAGGTGGCCGACAATACCTGGCTTGCCTCTCCGCTTGCCCGCGCGCTGATGGAGAAGGAAGGCGTCGACGGCACGTTCGGCTTGCAATCCTATTTCATGAAGCGCATCCAGAAAATGCTCGCCGAACGCGGCAAGACGCTGGCCGGCTGGGATGAGGTCTCCCATGGCGGCGGCGTCGAACGCGAGGGCACGCTGCTGATGGCGTGGCAAAAGCCCGAGGTCGGCATCGCGCTCGCCCAGGACGGCTACGACGTGGTGATGACGCCGGGCCAGGCCTATTATCTCGACATGGTGCAGGACGAGGCTTTCCAGGAGCCGGGTGCAAGCTGGGCCGGCACCGTGCCGCCGGAACACAGCTATACTTACGAGGCGGAGGGCGATTTTCCGGAGGAACTGAAGGCGCGGATGCGCGGCGTCCAATCCTGCATTTGGAGCGAACACTTCCTGTCGCGCGGCTATTTCAACCATCTGGTCTTCCCGCGCATTTCGGCCGTGGCCGAGGCGGGCTGGACGCCAAAGGCGCGCAAGAACTGGCTGCGGTTTGCAGCCCTTGCCCCTAAAAGCCCGAAACTGTGA
- a CDS encoding MurR/RpiR family transcriptional regulator produces MDIFAVLQEQQDQFSQAEKRICDILLNDFDFAVNASIVELAERAGVSAPTVTRFCRRLSCQNFADFKVQLAKTAYVGVRYLNPEARSSGASEVAADVVTKAQNALFLMHRALDLEAVERASAMIADARMIYAFGAGGNSSMIAAELQNRLFRLGKQITASADHSMQLMMTAAAGAEDLIVVSSFSGRNHELARTLEIARRAGLKTVALTQSDSIVARAAACVIGIDLPEGENIFRPTSTRFAYLAVIDILANLVAYRTRDHAAVTLRNIKTQLVLHRDKEDSQLLGD; encoded by the coding sequence ATGGATATTTTCGCGGTTCTACAGGAGCAGCAGGACCAGTTTTCGCAGGCCGAGAAGCGCATCTGCGATATCCTGCTCAATGATTTCGATTTCGCGGTCAACGCCTCGATCGTGGAGCTCGCCGAACGCGCCGGCGTTTCCGCGCCGACGGTGACCCGGTTCTGCCGTCGCCTGTCCTGCCAGAACTTCGCCGATTTCAAGGTCCAGCTCGCCAAGACCGCCTATGTCGGTGTGCGCTATCTCAATCCGGAGGCCAGAAGCTCCGGCGCGTCCGAAGTCGCCGCCGATGTCGTCACCAAGGCGCAGAACGCCCTGTTCTTGATGCACCGCGCGCTCGATCTCGAAGCAGTCGAGAGGGCGTCCGCCATGATCGCCGATGCGCGGATGATCTACGCCTTCGGCGCGGGCGGCAATTCCTCGATGATCGCCGCGGAGCTGCAGAACCGGCTGTTCCGGCTCGGCAAGCAGATCACCGCCAGCGCCGATCATTCGATGCAACTGATGATGACGGCGGCCGCCGGAGCCGAGGATCTGATCGTCGTCTCCTCGTTTTCCGGCCGCAACCACGAGCTTGCCCGCACGCTGGAGATCGCCAGGCGCGCGGGGCTGAAGACGGTGGCGCTGACCCAGAGCGACAGCATCGTCGCGCGCGCCGCCGCTTGCGTCATCGGCATCGACCTACCGGAGGGCGAGAACATCTTCCGCCCGACCTCGACCCGTTTTGCCTATCTGGCGGTGATCGACATTCTCGCCAACCTGGTCGCCTACCGCACCCGCGACCATGCCGCCGTCACACTCCGCAACATCAAAACCCAGCTCGTCCTTCACCGCGACAAAGAAGACAGTCAGCTTCTCGGCGACTGA